One Diadema setosum chromosome 8, eeDiaSeto1, whole genome shotgun sequence genomic window carries:
- the LOC140231519 gene encoding NHP2-like protein 1, with protein sequence MADEVNPKAYPLADAELSKKLLGLVQQALNYKQLRKGANEATKTLNRGIAEFIVLAADAEPLEILLHLPLLCEDKNVPYVFVRSKEALGRACGVSRSVIACSVTINDGSQLKPQIQSIQQAIEKLLI encoded by the exons ATG GCTGATGAAGTTAATCCCAAGGCTTACCCTCTGGCAGATGCTGAATTGTCAAAGAAGCTTTTGGGTCTGGTACAACAGGCTCTCAACTACAAGCAGCTGAGAAAGGGTGCAAATGAAG CCACAAAGACTCTGAACCGAGGAATTGCAGAGTTTATTGTCTTGGCTGCAGATGCTGAGCCCCTCGAGATTCTCCTTCATCTTCCCCTCCTCTGTGAAGACAAGAACGTCCCCTACGTCTTTGTGAGATCCAAGGAAG CACTTGGCCGTGCCTGTGGTGTCTCTCGTTCAGTCATCGCGTGCTCTGTGACGATCAATGACGGCTCGCAGCTCAAACCCCAGATTCAGTCCATTCAACAGGCCATTGAGAAGCTTCTCATTTAA
- the LOC140231602 gene encoding uncharacterized protein, whose product MATEGVWKLAYGGDVNILRHKATTDKSLLSKLDDNERMPLHWAASGAKFEVVEFLLEKGVPVNVVDDSGWSPLHIAASVGHAGIVSALIGQKAEINVVNHTGQTPLHYACSRDRIEVAELLLDNGADPSISDGNGATPLHRSSSKGNLEIVKLLLQFNCRVDATDKQGNTPLHLACEEERKEAATTLVEHGASLDILNKEEKSPLSLAPPGLARTLRRLKE is encoded by the exons ATGGCTACTGAAGGCGTCTGGAAGCTTGCGTATGGGGGTGATGTCAACATTCTGAGGCACAAAGCAACAACTGATAAAAGTCTGCTCTCTAAACTGGATGAT AATGAGAGAATGCCCCTCCATTGGGCAGCCTCAGGAGCCAAGTTTGAGGTGGTCGAGTTTCTTTTGGAGAAGGGTGTTCCTGTaaatgttgttgatgat TCTGGCTGGAGTCCTCTGCACATCGCAGCTTCTGTTGGTCATGCAGGTATCGTCTCCGCTCTGATTGGTCAGAAGGCAGAAATCAACGTAGTCAACCACACGGGCCAAACGCCACTGCACTACGCCTGTTCAAGGGACAGGATTGAA GTGGCAGAACTCCTCCTTGACAATGGTGCAGATCCGAGCATCAGCGATGGAAACGGGGCCACACCCCTCCATCGTTCGTCCTCGAAGGGGAATCTGGAGATTGTCAAGCTTCTTCTGCAGTTCAACTGCCGAGTGGATGCCACAGACAAACAGGGAAACACTCCTCT TCACTTGGCATGTGAGGAAGAACGGAAAGAAGCAGCCACCACATTAGTAGAACATGGAGCAAGTTTAGACATCTTAAACAAG